The Chryseobacterium nakagawai genome has a segment encoding these proteins:
- a CDS encoding M61 family metallopeptidase, with the protein MRKTALSLGLFAAFLANAQSIKTTIDLVNVKDDKVAVTMEFPKMKSGDIKFHFPKTVPGTYSVDDYGRFIEGIKFYDNKGKELAFTKVNDNSYSLKNAQNLSKISYLVNDSFDEEMDTSKHKAVFSPSGTDIEAGKVYMINTHGFIGYIENMQDVPYQLVVQKPTDFYGTTALVDQDKSESTDTYTLSNYAKVTDSPLMYTKPDYITFNAGGMDLVLGVYSPTGKYKAADFKDNLEKMVVAQKKFLGDMNTNKKYAIMLYLSGGDGPMVKGFGALEHHESTSVVLPEAMPKEAIDQTITDVVSHEFFHTVNPLKTHSEEIHYFNYADPKMSQHLWMYEGGTEYFANLFQIQEGLINKDEFLKRIGEKITNSKNYNDTMPFTVMSKNVLQDAYKDQYRNVYEKGALLAMCMDIELRKLSNGEMGYRDMIRKLSQRFGENKPFKDDKLIDELVTVTGYPQIKDFYNKYIAGSQPTPYAEYLKMVGVDVHKQETAPIFWLIKDPNQTGYDDKNKALAFDENSTLSPFAKSIGFKITDQVLALDGKTIDIQKIQDFIGYTRTIKDGQEVTVTILRDNAGKKEKMTLKGKAILDKLSVETLQFKANPSPEELKLQTQWLTGKK; encoded by the coding sequence ATGAGAAAAACAGCACTTAGCTTAGGCCTGTTTGCCGCTTTTTTAGCGAATGCCCAATCTATAAAAACCACTATTGACCTCGTTAATGTAAAAGATGATAAAGTAGCCGTTACGATGGAATTCCCGAAAATGAAATCGGGAGATATTAAATTTCATTTTCCGAAAACAGTTCCGGGAACTTATTCTGTAGATGATTACGGACGATTTATAGAAGGGATCAAATTTTATGATAATAAAGGAAAGGAATTAGCCTTCACAAAAGTTAATGACAATAGCTATTCATTGAAAAACGCTCAAAACCTGAGCAAAATCTCCTATCTTGTAAATGATAGCTTTGATGAAGAAATGGATACTTCAAAACATAAAGCTGTATTTTCTCCTTCAGGAACTGATATTGAGGCAGGAAAAGTGTATATGATCAATACCCACGGTTTTATCGGATATATTGAAAATATGCAGGATGTACCGTATCAGCTTGTTGTTCAAAAACCAACTGATTTTTACGGAACCACAGCATTGGTAGATCAGGATAAATCTGAATCTACAGACACCTATACGCTTTCCAATTATGCCAAGGTGACAGATTCTCCATTAATGTATACCAAACCGGATTATATTACCTTCAATGCAGGTGGAATGGATCTTGTGTTGGGAGTTTACTCTCCTACCGGAAAATATAAAGCAGCAGATTTTAAGGATAACCTTGAAAAAATGGTGGTAGCCCAAAAGAAATTCCTTGGGGATATGAATACCAATAAAAAGTACGCCATTATGCTTTATCTATCTGGTGGCGATGGTCCTATGGTAAAAGGTTTTGGAGCATTGGAGCACCATGAATCTACCAGTGTAGTACTTCCTGAAGCTATGCCTAAGGAAGCTATTGACCAAACTATTACAGATGTGGTTTCCCACGAATTCTTCCATACTGTTAATCCTTTGAAAACGCATTCTGAAGAAATCCATTATTTTAATTATGCAGACCCGAAAATGTCTCAGCATCTCTGGATGTACGAAGGCGGAACTGAATATTTTGCGAATTTATTCCAAATTCAGGAAGGGCTTATCAACAAGGATGAGTTTCTTAAAAGAATCGGAGAAAAGATTACCAACTCTAAAAACTACAATGATACCATGCCGTTTACGGTAATGAGTAAAAACGTACTGCAGGATGCCTACAAAGATCAGTACAGAAATGTCTATGAAAAAGGAGCTCTTTTAGCCATGTGCATGGATATTGAACTGAGAAAATTGTCCAATGGAGAAATGGGATACCGTGATATGATCAGAAAATTATCTCAAAGATTCGGTGAAAACAAACCGTTCAAAGATGATAAGCTGATTGATGAACTGGTAACTGTAACAGGGTATCCTCAGATAAAGGATTTTTATAATAAATATATTGCAGGAAGCCAGCCTACACCTTATGCAGAATATCTGAAAATGGTAGGTGTAGATGTTCACAAACAGGAAACAGCTCCTATCTTTTGGCTTATTAAAGACCCTAATCAAACAGGATATGATGATAAAAATAAAGCCCTGGCTTTCGATGAAAATTCTACTTTATCTCCATTTGCCAAAAGTATAGGATTTAAAATTACCGACCAGGTGCTTGCATTGGATGGAAAGACCATTGATATTCAAAAAATCCAAGACTTTATTGGGTATACCAGAACGATCAAGGATGGACAAGAAGTTACGGTAACTATTTTAAGAGACAATGCTGGTAAAAAAGAAAAAATGACTCTTAAAGGGAAAGCAATTCTGGATAAACTAAGCGTGGAAACGCTTCAATTCAAAGCTAATCCAAGTCCGGAAGAACTGAAACTACAAACTCAGTGGCTTACAGGCAAAAAATAA
- a CDS encoding sensor histidine kinase yields MRKSILTRLNNWIIFVVMTTLVIAIVVSSTALINFLRKEEIKRINLLSKAIRIQQEVKSPDTDVLDLLPEILNINNTIPFIVTDKYKNPILDLGYYRNIPESTIKDPVKLHDLIMNMEKNYAPIEIKVPDGNNQFVYYDNSRLLNNLQYSPYILGLFILLYFGFTFWFFKTIKKTDEGYLWAGLAKETAHQIGTPLSSMIGWMEIMKLENPDSEGVKEIEKDIERLRTISERFSKIGSVPELNDMNFNQTIQENYDYLKTRISRKVDFTLHLPAYIVLVPHNKILMSWVIENLVKNAVDAMKGEGAIVMSVFERNKNILIEVKDTGSGMTNQQARNAFKPGYSTKKRGWGLGLSLAQRVIHEYHNGDIKISQTEIGKGTTFRITIKKG; encoded by the coding sequence TTGAGGAAATCCATATTAACCAGATTAAATAACTGGATTATTTTTGTTGTGATGACTACTTTGGTAATCGCCATTGTAGTATCTTCTACAGCATTGATTAATTTCCTTAGAAAAGAGGAAATTAAAAGGATTAATCTGCTCTCTAAAGCAATCAGAATTCAGCAGGAAGTAAAAAGTCCTGATACTGATGTTCTGGATTTATTGCCTGAAATCCTGAATATAAACAATACCATTCCGTTCATTGTGACGGATAAATATAAAAATCCTATTCTTGATCTTGGGTATTACCGTAATATTCCTGAAAGTACAATCAAAGATCCGGTAAAACTCCATGATCTGATCATGAATATGGAGAAAAATTATGCTCCGATAGAGATTAAGGTTCCGGATGGTAATAACCAATTTGTATATTATGACAATTCACGATTGCTTAATAATCTGCAGTATTCACCTTATATTTTAGGATTGTTTATCCTATTGTATTTCGGATTTACGTTTTGGTTTTTTAAAACGATAAAAAAAACGGATGAAGGCTATCTTTGGGCTGGACTGGCGAAAGAAACCGCTCATCAGATTGGCACACCGTTGTCTTCCATGATTGGCTGGATGGAAATCATGAAATTGGAGAATCCGGATTCTGAAGGAGTGAAAGAGATAGAAAAAGATATTGAAAGGCTAAGAACCATTTCCGAACGTTTCTCAAAAATAGGTTCAGTTCCTGAGCTGAACGATATGAATTTCAACCAAACGATCCAGGAGAACTATGATTATTTAAAAACAAGAATTTCAAGAAAGGTTGATTTTACCCTTCATCTTCCCGCATATATTGTTTTGGTTCCCCATAATAAGATTCTGATGAGCTGGGTGATTGAAAACCTTGTGAAGAATGCTGTGGATGCAATGAAGGGAGAAGGAGCCATTGTAATGTCAGTTTTTGAAAGGAATAAAAACATACTCATTGAAGTAAAAGACACTGGCAGCGGAATGACGAATCAGCAGGCCAGAAATGCTTTTAAACCTGGATATTCTACCAAGAAAAGAGGCTGGGGACTGGGATTGTCATTGGCTCAGAGGGTCATTCATGAATATCATAATGGAGATATTAAGATTTCCCAGACCGAAATTGGAAAAGGAACGACTTTCAGAATTACAATTAAAAAGGGGTAA
- the dacB gene encoding D-alanyl-D-alanine carboxypeptidase/D-alanyl-D-alanine endopeptidase codes for MKKTLAVLTLSVQIVSAQNMVQKLDKATKDLMDSSGAVASNLSFYVSDDNGNFIYEYQGNKGLSTASTQKIFTAGAALETLGKNYTYTTTSSYSGSISGGNLNGNLFISSNGDPTLGSWRYEAYKPESFKKKLIEAVKNSGITKISGDLVIDDSYFDHQTIPGGWPWDDLGNYYGAGVWGINWKENQFDININGTDFKSFSYPLEGVKWLNDLKAGGSSDQSLIFTAPHSNVALINGMLPGGKTVTVSGSTPNPPLQLAAEVKQWLKESGIELAGKALTNSQLELEGKQVLDAPKSNVILTYQSPTLDKIVYWFLRKSINLYGETLIKTLGKEKKGNSSFKSGVAYLKEFWKSKGINPNMINFADGSGLSPQNYVAAKAEVQALLYSKKQSWFDSYYDGFPVQDNGMKMKSGTMRDTKSFAGYHTAKDGKKYVFSIIINNYQGSGSAELQKILNVLK; via the coding sequence ATGAAAAAAACACTTGCAGTTCTCACACTTTCTGTACAGATTGTTTCGGCCCAGAATATGGTCCAGAAATTAGATAAAGCAACCAAAGATCTTATGGACTCTTCAGGGGCTGTTGCTTCTAATTTATCATTTTATGTGTCAGATGATAATGGCAATTTTATATATGAATACCAGGGGAATAAGGGGCTTTCAACGGCTTCTACCCAGAAAATATTTACAGCAGGCGCTGCGTTAGAAACATTAGGGAAAAATTATACCTATACTACCACTTCAAGTTATTCCGGAAGTATATCCGGAGGAAATCTGAACGGAAACCTTTTCATCAGCTCCAATGGTGATCCTACCTTGGGAAGCTGGAGATATGAAGCATACAAACCTGAAAGTTTTAAAAAGAAGCTGATAGAGGCTGTTAAAAATTCCGGAATTACAAAGATTTCCGGGGATCTGGTGATTGATGACTCTTATTTTGACCATCAAACCATTCCCGGAGGATGGCCGTGGGATGACCTTGGAAATTACTATGGAGCGGGAGTTTGGGGAATCAACTGGAAAGAAAATCAGTTTGATATCAACATCAATGGGACAGATTTTAAGAGCTTTTCCTATCCGCTGGAGGGTGTAAAATGGCTGAATGATCTGAAAGCGGGTGGTAGCTCCGATCAAAGTTTAATTTTTACAGCACCTCACTCCAACGTAGCTCTAATCAATGGAATGCTTCCCGGAGGAAAAACGGTAACCGTTTCCGGTTCTACTCCTAATCCACCTTTACAGCTAGCAGCAGAAGTAAAGCAATGGTTAAAAGAATCTGGGATTGAACTTGCCGGAAAAGCTCTTACTAATTCGCAGCTCGAGCTAGAAGGGAAGCAGGTTTTGGATGCTCCTAAAAGTAATGTAATCCTAACGTACCAGTCTCCAACACTGGATAAAATCGTCTATTGGTTTTTGAGAAAAAGTATCAACCTTTATGGGGAAACACTAATTAAAACTTTAGGAAAAGAGAAAAAAGGAAACTCAAGTTTTAAGAGCGGAGTGGCTTATTTAAAGGAATTCTGGAAATCAAAAGGAATCAACCCTAATATGATTAATTTTGCAGATGGCAGCGGCCTTTCACCACAGAATTATGTTGCTGCAAAAGCTGAAGTGCAAGCTCTTTTATACTCAAAAAAACAATCCTGGTTTGACTCTTATTATGATGGATTTCCGGTTCAGGATAATGGCATGAAAATGAAGAGCGGAACAATGAGAGATACCAAATCTTTTGCAGGTTATCATACTGCAAAGGATGGAAAGAAGTATGTGTTCTCCATTATTATCAATAACTATCAGGGGAGTGGAAGTGCAGAGCTGCAGAAAATTCTTAATGTTTTAAAATAA
- the pepE gene encoding dipeptidase PepE: MNIILASTSTLFGGEYLEYLREELIQLYAGIDEIVFVPFARPGGISHDEYTAKARSFFETINIKVKGLHEFEDKIEALNKAKAFFTGGGNTFLLVKTLHEEGLMSVLKENVTHGKPYLGCSAGSNIGGQNMKTTNDMPIVYPPSFDCMGLVPFNLNPHYLDPNPDLKHNGETRETRILEFLTQNDLKVVGLREGNWIRRINETITVEGKELTRIFEKGKEPYEIEAGSSL; this comes from the coding sequence ATGAATATCATATTAGCTTCCACATCCACACTTTTTGGTGGAGAATATCTGGAATATTTAAGAGAAGAATTAATTCAACTATATGCAGGAATTGATGAAATTGTTTTTGTCCCTTTCGCACGACCAGGTGGCATTTCCCATGATGAGTATACGGCAAAAGCCCGTTCATTTTTCGAAACCATTAATATTAAAGTAAAGGGTCTTCACGAATTTGAAGATAAAATTGAAGCTTTAAACAAGGCAAAAGCTTTTTTTACAGGTGGTGGAAATACATTTTTATTGGTGAAAACATTGCACGAAGAAGGATTGATGTCTGTTTTAAAAGAAAATGTAACCCATGGAAAACCATACCTGGGATGCAGTGCAGGAAGCAATATCGGAGGACAGAATATGAAGACTACGAACGATATGCCGATTGTTTATCCGCCAAGTTTCGACTGTATGGGACTGGTTCCTTTCAACCTTAACCCGCATTATCTTGATCCTAACCCGGATTTAAAGCATAACGGAGAAACCAGAGAAACCCGTATCCTGGAATTCCTTACGCAAAATGACCTTAAAGTAGTAGGCCTGAGGGAAGGAAACTGGATAAGAAGAATCAATGAAACCATTACTGTGGAAGGAAAAGAACTGACCAGAATTTTTGAAAAAGGAAAAGAACCTTACGAAATAGAAGCAGGAAGCTCATTATAA
- a CDS encoding tetratricopeptide repeat protein, protein MKMPKVNIKNLFAGLILVGSASFVSAQTTQTDSANNTANQTAVATQSTNPTIEGLKKQIETNPKDTEALAKLATVYQEASDWTNAIDTWKKISVLLPDWAPSYYSQAYAYQSAKDDANAKIAYEKYIAAVKPEEVEQNKKNLAYAYFYIAFSEQQSDPNKAKEHIAKSLKYDPNNQDAIKLSKTLNS, encoded by the coding sequence ATGAAAATGCCGAAAGTAAATATCAAAAACCTATTTGCAGGTTTAATTCTTGTAGGAAGTGCTAGTTTTGTAAGTGCTCAAACCACTCAAACAGATAGTGCCAACAACACAGCAAATCAAACCGCTGTTGCCACTCAATCAACAAATCCTACTATAGAAGGTCTTAAAAAACAAATTGAAACCAATCCAAAAGATACGGAAGCCTTAGCTAAATTAGCAACTGTTTACCAGGAAGCATCCGATTGGACCAATGCAATTGATACCTGGAAAAAAATATCTGTTTTATTACCAGATTGGGCTCCATCTTATTACAGCCAGGCCTATGCTTATCAGTCGGCTAAAGATGATGCTAATGCAAAAATTGCTTATGAAAAGTATATCGCTGCAGTAAAACCTGAAGAAGTTGAACAAAATAAAAAGAATCTGGCCTATGCCTATTTCTATATTGCCTTCTCAGAGCAACAAAGTGATCCTAATAAAGCAAAAGAGCATATTGCAAAATCGTTGAAATACGATCCTAACAACCAGGACGCCATAAAATTGAGCAAAACTTTAAATTCATAG
- a CDS encoding YdeI/OmpD-associated family protein, which produces MKNATFTATLEIIGINPFVFVPEKILEATFEASGRNKSPIPVKGTVNGKEFQQNLMKYLGEWRLYVNLTMLKNSPKRIGETIEVMLEYDDTDRSISIHPQLEQAIKESALARNNFEKLIPSRRHELIRYINNLKTEASIQRNIEKIIRHLHGETDFFGKKIE; this is translated from the coding sequence ATGAAAAACGCCACTTTTACAGCGACTTTGGAAATAATAGGAATCAATCCTTTTGTCTTTGTTCCCGAAAAAATTCTGGAAGCTACTTTCGAAGCATCAGGAAGAAATAAAAGTCCGATTCCGGTAAAAGGAACCGTGAATGGAAAGGAGTTTCAACAAAATCTGATGAAATACTTGGGAGAGTGGAGACTGTATGTCAATTTAACCATGTTGAAAAACTCCCCAAAGAGAATTGGAGAAACCATTGAGGTGATGTTGGAATATGATGATACTGACAGAAGTATTTCCATACACCCTCAATTAGAACAGGCAATAAAAGAGAGTGCGTTGGCTAGAAATAACTTTGAAAAACTGATTCCTTCAAGACGACATGAATTGATCCGTTATATCAACAATCTGAAAACTGAAGCCAGTATTCAGCGTAATATTGAAAAAATCATCAGGCATTTGCATGGTGAAACAGATTTCTTTGGGAAGAAGATTGAATAG
- the fsa gene encoding fructose-6-phosphate aldolase yields the protein MKFFIDTANLEQIKEAKDLGILDGVTTNPSLMAKEGIQGAEAIKNHYKTICELVDGDISAEVLSTTYEEMIKEGDELAAIHPNIVVKIPMIKDGIKALKYFSDKGIRTNCTLIFSPGQALLAAKAGATYVSPFLGRLDDISTDGLNLIQEIRLIFDNYMFETEILAASIRHSMHIIDCAKIGADVITSPLPPILSLLKHPLTDSGLAQFIADSQKLS from the coding sequence ATGAAATTTTTTATTGACACAGCTAATTTAGAGCAAATCAAGGAAGCTAAAGATCTTGGAATCTTAGATGGTGTAACGACCAACCCTTCATTAATGGCTAAAGAAGGTATTCAGGGAGCTGAAGCGATCAAAAACCATTATAAGACGATCTGCGAGCTTGTAGACGGAGATATTTCTGCTGAAGTACTTTCTACAACTTATGAGGAAATGATTAAGGAAGGAGACGAATTGGCTGCAATCCACCCAAATATCGTTGTAAAAATTCCAATGATTAAGGATGGTATCAAAGCATTAAAATATTTTTCTGATAAAGGAATCAGAACAAACTGTACATTGATCTTCTCTCCAGGACAAGCTCTTTTGGCAGCTAAAGCAGGAGCAACTTATGTTTCTCCATTCCTTGGAAGACTAGATGATATCTCTACAGACGGACTAAACCTTATCCAGGAGATCAGATTAATTTTCGATAACTATATGTTCGAAACTGAAATCCTTGCAGCTTCTATCCGTCACTCAATGCACATCATCGACTGTGCTAAAATTGGAGCTGATGTGATTACATCTCCACTTCCTCCAATCTTGAGCTTATTAAAGCACCCATTAACAGACAGCGGATTGGCTCAGTTTATTGCTGATTCTCAGAAGTTATCTTAA
- a CDS encoding sugar O-acetyltransferase, producing MTEKEKCEAGLLYDANYDTELIGERVACKDLCLEYNGLKNSDPEGRRQLLKRILGSTKENVCIEPSFWCDYGYNIEVGDNFYANHNLVILDCAKVKFGDNVFIGPNCSFYTAGHPLDVKQRNAGLEYAHPITVGDNVWLGGNVVVLPGVTIGNNTVIGAGSIVTKDIPENVVAVGNPCKVVKNIEGNE from the coding sequence ATGACAGAAAAAGAAAAATGTGAAGCTGGACTTTTGTATGATGCCAATTATGATACAGAATTAATCGGGGAACGTGTGGCTTGTAAAGATTTGTGCTTAGAATATAATGGATTGAAGAATTCTGATCCAGAAGGGAGACGGCAGTTGCTCAAAAGAATTCTGGGCAGTACAAAAGAAAATGTATGTATTGAACCTTCCTTTTGGTGTGACTACGGGTATAATATTGAAGTGGGTGATAACTTTTATGCCAATCATAATCTTGTGATTTTAGATTGTGCTAAGGTTAAGTTTGGTGATAATGTCTTTATAGGACCCAATTGCAGCTTTTATACAGCAGGACATCCGCTTGATGTGAAACAGAGAAATGCAGGGTTGGAATATGCCCATCCGATTACGGTAGGAGATAATGTATGGTTGGGAGGAAATGTAGTGGTCTTACCTGGGGTAACCATCGGAAATAATACGGTAATAGGAGCAGGGAGTATCGTGACTAAAGATATCCCGGAGAATGTTGTTGCCGTAGGAAATCCTTGTAAAGTGGTGAAAAATATTGAAGGAAATGAATAA